In a genomic window of Bacteroidota bacterium:
- a CDS encoding WecB/TagA/CpsF family glycosyltransferase: MQKYFNVFLEFNHSVFYGFIEESIKNRNKGYVCVVDANVLTMAQKNLSYQQILNNSLINTCDGSSIAVLAGWAHHQKFKALNGPEIFEYYIEKDFKHLLLGSTPKITDRIKEVLICKKMNALNLQTISLPFVPVECFDYQSIANEINNIEHDIIWVSLGAPKQEIFMYKLVPLLNHGVLFGIGAAFNFYIGDLNVPRFKIGGLRFIWLNRLFNEPKKLIRRLLSYIVLIPGLYLEEIKKNNK, encoded by the coding sequence ATGCAAAAGTACTTTAACGTATTCTTAGAGTTTAACCATAGTGTGTTTTATGGATTTATTGAAGAGTCTATTAAAAATAGAAACAAAGGTTACGTTTGTGTCGTTGATGCCAATGTTTTAACAATGGCTCAGAAGAATTTATCTTATCAACAAATATTAAATAATTCCCTTATCAATACTTGTGATGGTAGTTCAATTGCCGTATTAGCAGGTTGGGCTCATCATCAAAAGTTTAAGGCGTTAAATGGTCCAGAAATTTTTGAGTATTATATTGAAAAAGATTTTAAACATTTACTTTTAGGAAGCACTCCTAAAATAACAGATCGGATAAAAGAAGTTTTAATATGCAAAAAAATGAATGCTTTAAATCTTCAAACTATTTCGTTACCCTTTGTACCTGTTGAATGTTTTGATTATCAGTCAATTGCCAACGAAATAAATAATATTGAACATGATATCATTTGGGTCTCGCTTGGTGCCCCAAAACAGGAAATCTTCATGTATAAACTTGTACCTTTGCTTAATCACGGTGTATTGTTTGGAATTGGAGCTGCTTTCAATTTTTACATTGGAGATTTGAATGTTCCGCGTTTTAAAATTGGAGGTTTGCGGTTTATTTGGCTAAATAGACTATTTAATGAACCCAAAAAATTAATTCGCAGACTATTATCCTATATCGTCTTAATCCCAGGTCTTTATCTTGAGGAAATTAAAAAAAATAATAAATAA
- a CDS encoding sugar transferase, which translates to MTRLFDIVFSFIGLLVLSPIIIVLIIIGFFDTGSPIFRQERVGKGKMPFYLTKFRSMNVNAQSVATHLADASLITPFGGFLRRSKLDELPQLWNVLLGDMSLVGPRPNLFNQEELIQERDSRGVYSVRPGITGLAQINKIDMSTPHLLAETDARMIKGFNTVSYFKFIFLTVFGKGFGDRIRKS; encoded by the coding sequence ATGACACGACTATTTGACATCGTTTTTTCATTCATCGGATTGCTGGTATTGAGCCCGATCATAATAGTATTAATTATCATTGGGTTTTTTGACACAGGATCTCCAATTTTTCGCCAGGAACGGGTAGGAAAGGGCAAGATGCCTTTTTACCTGACTAAATTCCGTTCCATGAATGTCAATGCCCAATCAGTGGCCACGCATCTGGCTGATGCTTCATTAATCACACCTTTTGGTGGTTTCTTGCGTAGGTCAAAGTTGGATGAATTACCTCAATTATGGAATGTGCTCCTTGGAGACATGAGTTTGGTGGGACCCCGTCCCAATTTGTTCAACCAGGAAGAATTGATTCAGGAAAGAGATTCCCGAGGCGTTTATTCAGTTCGCCCCGGAATTACAGGATTAGCTCAAATCAATAAAATTGACATGTCTACCCCACATTTACTGGCAGAAACAGATGCCAGGATGATTAAAGGGTTCAATACCGTGAGCTATTTCAAATTCATTTTCCTTACGGTATTCGGAAAGGGATTCGGGGATAGGATTAGAAAGAGTTAA
- a CDS encoding ATP-binding protein has product MLSKLTIENIVDSQKERLLKVNTGLPRSVTGFQNLSSHAFIVTGIRRCGKSTLLQQMNSNMDKASIYLNFEDPRLSGFDLSDFNRLQEIAENNSIESFFFDEIQLVKQWENFVRFRLDEGYRIYISGSNANMLSKELGTKLTGRHISKELFPFSYQEFLSFTNQQPGDESSKNYLNSGGFPEFLKTGLPEVLMQTFNDIIIRDIALRYNIKNTTLLQQLAVWLVSNCCKLFTGNSLRKLFQIGSSASIMEYLSYFSDAYLFFFIPRFSYSGKVQLVNPKKIYCIDNGFIKTNSVSFSDDNGRLFENMVFLHLRRTAKEIYYFSEKNECDFVIFEKKKVKTLCQVCWQLDEENTNRELAGLTEAMAYFGLNEGLIITVNQTDTFRLDKNTIKVLPFFEWARSV; this is encoded by the coding sequence ATGTTATCGAAACTTACCATAGAAAATATTGTTGATTCTCAAAAGGAGCGGCTTTTAAAAGTGAATACCGGATTGCCACGCAGTGTAACCGGTTTTCAAAACCTTTCTTCACACGCCTTTATTGTAACCGGTATAAGACGCTGCGGCAAAAGCACTTTGCTGCAACAGATGAACAGCAATATGGATAAAGCATCTATCTATCTTAATTTTGAAGATCCCCGTTTGTCGGGCTTTGATCTAAGTGACTTTAACCGTTTGCAGGAAATCGCTGAAAATAACAGTATTGAATCGTTTTTCTTCGATGAAATACAACTGGTTAAGCAATGGGAAAATTTTGTGCGTTTCCGGCTGGATGAAGGCTACCGGATTTATATCAGTGGTTCAAACGCAAATATGTTAAGCAAAGAATTGGGCACCAAATTAACCGGCAGGCACATCTCAAAAGAGCTTTTCCCTTTTTCATATCAGGAGTTTCTTTCATTTACCAATCAGCAGCCTGGTGATGAATCATCGAAAAACTACCTGAACAGTGGTGGTTTTCCGGAGTTTCTGAAAACCGGCCTTCCAGAAGTCCTGATGCAAACCTTCAACGATATTATCATCAGGGACATAGCCCTGAGGTACAATATTAAAAACACTACACTTTTGCAACAACTTGCCGTTTGGCTGGTATCAAACTGCTGTAAACTGTTTACCGGCAACAGTCTGCGAAAGCTATTTCAAATTGGCTCCTCAGCGAGCATCATGGAGTACCTGTCTTACTTTTCTGACGCATACCTGTTTTTCTTTATTCCACGTTTTAGCTATTCCGGTAAAGTACAGCTCGTAAATCCCAAAAAAATATATTGCATAGATAATGGGTTTATTAAAACCAATTCGGTGTCGTTTAGTGACGATAATGGCAGGTTATTCGAAAATATGGTTTTTCTGCACTTGCGAAGAACCGCTAAGGAGATCTACTATTTTTCAGAAAAAAATGAATGCGACTTTGTAATATTTGAAAAGAAAAAAGTTAAAACCCTGTGTCAGGTTTGCTGGCAACTCGATGAGGAAAACACAAATAGAGAATTGGCAGGTTTAACAGAGGCTATGGCGTATTTTGGTTTGAACGAGGGATTGATTATAACAGTGAATCAAACAGATACGTTTAGGCTTGATAAAAATACAATCAAGGTGTTGCCTTTTTTCGAATGGGCAAGATCTGTCTGA
- a CDS encoding NAD-dependent epimerase/dehydratase family protein, with protein MNLLITGIHGFVGSNLVAALKAQHTIYGLDIVSPQKEGVVSSFGWNDLEQIPSVDAVIHLAGKAHDIRNTVSKQEYFDINLGLTQKIFDYFLQSDARKFIFFSSVKAVADQLDGDILTEDVVPSPKGPYGESKLAAENYILNCFPSPNSQLRTPNSELRTLYILRPCMIHGPGNKGNLNLLYKMVSKRIPWPLGKFDNQRSFCSIDNLNMIIRELIHRDNIPSGVYNICDDESISTNDIIRLIAESQNRKALIWNVSHKLIRTISKVGDVFHLPLNSERLQKLTESYVVSNEKIINTLGKPLPVSSKEGLLKTFESFNKL; from the coding sequence ATGAACTTACTCATCACAGGCATCCATGGTTTTGTTGGAAGCAACTTAGTTGCTGCTTTAAAAGCGCAACATACGATTTACGGATTAGACATTGTTTCGCCACAAAAAGAAGGTGTCGTAAGCTCTTTTGGGTGGAATGATTTGGAACAAATACCATCGGTGGATGCTGTTATTCATTTGGCCGGAAAAGCACACGATATCAGGAATACGGTATCGAAACAGGAATATTTTGACATCAACCTGGGGCTTACCCAAAAGATATTTGATTATTTTTTGCAATCTGATGCCCGCAAGTTTATTTTCTTTAGTTCTGTAAAAGCAGTTGCGGATCAGTTAGATGGGGATATCCTAACCGAAGATGTTGTCCCTTCTCCCAAAGGTCCTTATGGAGAAAGTAAGTTAGCGGCGGAAAACTACATTCTCAATTGTTTTCCATCTCCAAACTCCCAACTTCGAACTCCGAACTCCGAACTTCGCACTCTTTATATCCTCCGTCCTTGTATGATCCACGGTCCGGGAAATAAGGGGAACCTTAATTTACTTTACAAAATGGTTTCAAAAAGAATCCCGTGGCCTCTAGGTAAATTTGATAATCAACGATCATTTTGCAGCATCGATAATTTAAACATGATCATTAGGGAACTAATTCATCGCGACAACATCCCATCTGGGGTATATAATATTTGTGATGATGAGAGCATATCTACGAATGATATTATTCGATTAATTGCAGAATCTCAGAATCGGAAAGCCCTGATTTGGAATGTATCTCACAAGTTGATCAGAACAATTTCTAAAGTGGGTGATGTTTTCCACTTACCGTTGAATTCAGAACGACTTCAGAAGCTGACAGAGTCATATGTCGTGAGCAATGAGAAGATTATAAATACACTTGGTAAGCCACTACCCGTATCCAGCAAAGAGGGTCTGTTAAAAACATTTGAATCATTCAACAAACTATGA
- a CDS encoding NAD(P)-dependent oxidoreductase, whose translation MKKKIFITGCGGMLGEAFYREYNNEYDLKCTDKDVNSVWLNFLDFRDSDEYMKQVIEFKPDYLFHLGAYTDLEFCEQNEDDTYATNTISVETAVNIANKLNIPLLYISSAGIFDGKKALYDDWDQPNPLGVYARSKYMGERFVVENAKRYLVCRAGWMMGAGPTKDKKFIQKIMEQLKNGRKELFIVDDKDGTPTYTYDFARNVKTLIEKEYWGLYNMVCEGQTTRIEVATELLKILDLSREIKLIPVSSDYFKDTYYAPRPLSERLVSRKLNIRNLNLMCNWRISLRDYIDNHYSDYLI comes from the coding sequence GTGAAGAAAAAAATATTTATTACAGGATGTGGCGGAATGCTTGGAGAAGCTTTTTATAGGGAATATAATAACGAATATGATTTGAAATGCACAGATAAAGATGTAAATTCAGTATGGTTAAATTTTCTGGATTTTCGGGATTCAGATGAATACATGAAACAAGTAATCGAATTTAAACCCGACTATCTTTTTCATTTAGGAGCCTACACAGACCTGGAATTCTGTGAGCAGAATGAAGATGACACCTATGCGACGAATACTATATCGGTAGAAACTGCTGTAAACATTGCAAATAAATTAAATATTCCATTGCTTTACATCTCTTCAGCAGGTATTTTTGATGGTAAGAAGGCATTGTATGATGATTGGGATCAACCTAATCCATTAGGTGTTTATGCTAGATCTAAATATATGGGTGAACGATTTGTAGTTGAAAATGCAAAACGCTATTTGGTTTGTCGAGCAGGTTGGATGATGGGTGCAGGACCAACAAAAGACAAAAAATTCATTCAAAAAATCATGGAGCAATTAAAGAATGGCAGAAAAGAATTATTTATTGTAGATGACAAGGACGGGACCCCGACTTATACTTACGATTTTGCAAGAAATGTAAAGACATTGATAGAAAAGGAATATTGGGGCTTATACAACATGGTTTGTGAAGGTCAAACAACGCGTATAGAGGTTGCAACAGAATTATTAAAAATATTGGATCTCAGTCGGGAAATAAAACTAATACCTGTTTCATCAGATTATTTTAAGGATACCTATTATGCGCCTAGACCATTATCAGAAAGATTAGTTTCAAGAAAACTTAATATTCGTAATCTTAATTTGATGTGTAACTGGAGGATTTCACTGAGAGACTATATTGATAATCATTATTCAGATTATTTAATTTAG
- a CDS encoding O-antigen ligase family protein has protein sequence MKLFSIFLALVSLSSGNIQFFVFYSCLLYLSYNYYLKTSSIIPYIFLFLVPYPISFIGQTVWLEKAIYVFSIFSLMYMSFKKRNSFIIVKPWQRYVLFVIVVVTLLIYLPIPIETYLNWGIFTGPEENYISNHRNSHMLGFALPMIIGPVLSIAVVKSFSYRTDFGNLYKILKVFTWIIVVGSLIRYITQIEFIPQGYIASIRNDGFRLSGFMNPDSIGYGKTLLIPLAFIFSYLISKQKSGRDAYLLFFIIISLFITFSRIIVASTVIVMIVIVLYNFRIRIMLKGSLFLFIVISFLIFSGAVDKLVLRSVSSDSSSSLNLSGRDLIYTTGIPIVLASPYVGLRPGGYVSMLIEGVSYSYEGGKSIMVVQSAHSFYLVVALEWGIPFLIFLVGVMIHCIYLLHKTIHLTNKYIHLKDYQQIRTWSVALMGLIVGFLLLGITDFIPYPVVFFLIGLSWSLNLMAKKLISSHLTPVE, from the coding sequence ATGAAGCTATTTAGTATCTTTTTAGCATTGGTATCTTTATCATCAGGTAATATACAATTTTTCGTTTTCTATTCATGTCTTTTATATCTATCTTACAATTATTATTTAAAAACATCGTCTATTATTCCATATATTTTTTTATTCTTAGTACCATACCCTATATCTTTCATTGGTCAGACTGTTTGGCTTGAAAAGGCCATTTATGTTTTTTCAATCTTTTCCCTGATGTATATGTCATTCAAAAAAAGAAACTCCTTTATCATTGTTAAGCCCTGGCAAAGGTATGTTCTGTTTGTCATTGTTGTTGTTACACTATTAATTTACTTACCAATTCCAATTGAGACGTATTTAAATTGGGGAATATTTACCGGACCGGAGGAGAATTATATTAGCAATCACAGAAATTCTCATATGCTTGGTTTTGCATTACCTATGATAATTGGCCCTGTGTTGTCAATAGCAGTAGTAAAATCATTTAGCTATAGAACTGATTTTGGGAATTTATATAAAATTCTTAAAGTATTTACATGGATAATTGTTGTTGGCTCACTCATCAGATACATTACGCAAATTGAGTTTATTCCGCAAGGTTATATCGCATCTATTCGTAATGATGGTTTTAGGCTAAGTGGATTCATGAATCCTGACTCAATAGGCTATGGCAAAACATTACTAATACCTTTAGCATTCATCTTTTCTTATCTAATTTCGAAACAAAAATCAGGTAGGGATGCATATCTTCTTTTTTTTATAATTATTTCTCTTTTTATAACTTTCAGTCGTATAATTGTGGCCTCTACAGTCATCGTTATGATTGTTATAGTATTGTATAATTTTAGAATTCGAATAATGCTAAAGGGGTCATTATTTTTATTTATTGTTATTTCATTCTTGATTTTTAGCGGTGCTGTTGATAAATTAGTCTTACGCAGTGTTTCTTCAGATAGTTCTTCTAGCTTGAATTTGTCAGGTCGGGATTTAATTTATACAACTGGAATTCCTATCGTTCTTGCTTCGCCTTACGTGGGACTAAGGCCCGGTGGATATGTTTCGATGCTAATCGAAGGCGTTTCATATTCTTATGAAGGCGGAAAATCAATAATGGTTGTTCAAAGTGCACATAGTTTTTATTTGGTGGTTGCCCTGGAATGGGGTATCCCTTTTTTAATCTTTCTTGTAGGAGTGATGATTCATTGTATATATCTTTTACACAAAACTATTCATTTGACAAATAAATATATTCATCTTAAAGATTATCAACAGATAAGAACATGGTCTGTTGCCTTAATGGGTCTTATAGTTGGGTTTCTTTTACTAGGTATCACGGATTTTATTCCATATCCGGTTGTTTTTTTTCTTATTGGGCTTTCCTGGTCTTTAAATTTAATGGCCAAAAAATTAATTTCATCTCATTTAACACCAGTAGAATAA
- a CDS encoding helix-turn-helix transcriptional regulator, whose protein sequence is MIADNNFTLDTFNPVSIVKGIVVRMRARRLELNLTQKGLASKAGVSLGTLKRFENSHEISLKHLLMIAVVMDATEEFALLFTKRQYESIEEVLKLSNVKKRERGRRND, encoded by the coding sequence ATGATAGCCGATAATAATTTTACCCTTGATACTTTTAACCCGGTTTCCATCGTTAAAGGGATAGTGGTTCGGATGCGTGCTCGCCGGCTCGAACTCAACCTCACACAAAAAGGACTTGCAAGTAAAGCCGGTGTGAGTTTGGGGACACTCAAACGTTTTGAAAACAGTCATGAAATATCGCTTAAACACCTTTTAATGATTGCTGTAGTTATGGATGCCACCGAGGAATTTGCGCTGTTGTTTACCAAAAGGCAATACGAAAGCATCGAAGAAGTCTTGAAATTGTCAAACGTAAAAAAGCGTGAAAGAGGCAGACGGAATGATTGA
- a CDS encoding polysaccharide biosynthesis protein, whose protein sequence is MHFEFNIEGFIKKFVTNRKDSLLNADFLKYDKELKNRINNKSILIIGGAGSIGSSYIKAILKFKIKKLVVVDINENGLTELVRDIRSSTGYNIPNEFITYPVSFGDQVFEKIFMHHGPFEIVANFAAHKHVRSEKDVFSIQAMIENNVFRACKLLDLLLEFPPEHFFCVSTDKAANPINIMGASKKLMEELIMAYSSRIHITTARFANVAFSTGSLPLGFLERLNKKQPWSCPLGIRRFFISPEESGELCLITTVMGDSGDIFFPKLNEKKDMMLFDVIAKNLLHELGYEPDICQCEEEARQKALLLTPMSKSYPIYFFGSDTSGEKTFEEFYTEKEILDLDSFINLGVIKNSKKRSIQEIKIIIDQLITLFNSKDVTKISIVKILKQYLPNFDHVETGKNLDQKM, encoded by the coding sequence ATGCACTTCGAGTTTAACATTGAAGGTTTCATAAAAAAATTTGTAACTAACCGAAAGGACAGCTTGTTAAATGCTGATTTTTTGAAATATGATAAGGAGCTGAAAAATCGTATTAATAACAAATCAATATTAATTATTGGAGGTGCAGGATCTATTGGCTCCTCCTACATCAAAGCCATACTAAAATTCAAAATTAAAAAATTGGTAGTTGTTGATATTAATGAAAATGGGCTTACTGAATTAGTTCGGGATATACGTAGTTCAACAGGTTATAATATTCCGAATGAATTTATTACTTATCCGGTAAGTTTCGGTGATCAGGTATTTGAAAAAATTTTTATGCACCATGGACCATTCGAGATAGTGGCTAATTTTGCAGCTCATAAACACGTACGTAGTGAGAAAGATGTTTTTTCGATTCAGGCCATGATTGAAAATAATGTGTTTCGAGCCTGTAAACTACTGGATTTGTTATTAGAATTCCCACCCGAACACTTTTTCTGTGTATCAACAGATAAGGCAGCCAATCCAATAAATATTATGGGCGCCAGCAAGAAATTGATGGAAGAGTTAATAATGGCCTATTCCTCCAGAATTCATATCACAACAGCGCGCTTTGCCAATGTAGCATTCTCAACCGGAAGTCTTCCATTGGGTTTTTTGGAGCGCTTAAACAAAAAACAGCCTTGGTCCTGCCCGCTAGGAATTCGGCGTTTCTTTATTTCACCGGAAGAATCTGGGGAATTGTGTTTGATTACCACTGTCATGGGAGATTCCGGTGATATTTTCTTTCCAAAACTTAATGAAAAAAAGGACATGATGCTTTTCGATGTCATTGCAAAAAATTTATTACATGAATTGGGATATGAACCTGATATATGTCAATGTGAAGAGGAAGCAAGACAAAAAGCACTTTTATTGACACCTATGTCAAAATCATATCCAATTTATTTCTTTGGTTCTGATACTTCAGGAGAAAAAACATTTGAAGAATTTTATACTGAAAAGGAAATTTTAGACTTGGATTCATTTATAAACCTAGGTGTTATCAAAAATTCAAAAAAGCGAAGCATTCAGGAGATAAAAATTATTATTGATCAACTCATTACATTGTTTAATTCAAAGGATGTAACGAAAATATCTATTGTGAAAATTCTTAAGCAATACTTACCTAACTTTGATCATGTTGAGACAGGAAAAAACCTGGATCAAAAAATGTAA
- a CDS encoding glycosyltransferase family 4 protein, with amino-acid sequence MRILQIHNKYGKFSGEESVLEAEKLLLEKKGNEVLLYSRSSEEIGGFWGKVNAFVSGFYNYRSILEIKKLLLIFKPDIVHIHNLYPFISPTVLLTIQRQNTPIVMTVHNYRLICPNGLFFTKGKICERCAGGNEWNCIIRNCEGSFAKSSGYALRNFYARKRHFFSSNISRFICLTNFQKEKLIKNGFGKKKMTVLSNFLDAKFKEDCVIPSKSYIVFSGRVNNQKGFDLIIMAMDFLETEYSQNKVLPILVAGQIDSAFINQFKIPESIQLKGIVPKKEMDSIYHNARFLVFTSRSYEGAPMVFFEAMKHHLPVIAPRLGAYSEIIEDGVNGLLFSPGDYIDLAHKIKILSLNKDLCFQLGENGYQKLIEKYSPEIHYDQLISIYRQVINENS; translated from the coding sequence ATGAGGATTCTACAAATTCACAATAAATACGGAAAATTCAGCGGCGAAGAATCCGTTCTTGAAGCAGAGAAATTACTGTTAGAAAAAAAAGGCAATGAAGTTCTGCTCTATTCTAGAAGCAGTGAAGAGATAGGTGGGTTCTGGGGAAAAGTTAATGCATTCGTTTCGGGGTTTTATAATTACAGATCTATTTTAGAAATTAAAAAACTTCTTTTAATTTTCAAACCTGATATTGTCCATATTCATAATCTCTATCCTTTTATTTCTCCAACAGTTCTATTAACTATTCAAAGACAAAACACACCCATAGTTATGACCGTTCATAATTATCGTTTAATTTGTCCTAATGGACTTTTTTTTACTAAGGGAAAAATCTGTGAGAGGTGTGCTGGTGGAAATGAATGGAACTGTATCATAAGAAATTGCGAAGGTTCATTTGCAAAAAGCTCGGGCTATGCATTACGCAATTTTTATGCCCGGAAAAGGCATTTTTTTTCTTCAAATATTTCCAGATTCATCTGTTTAACTAACTTTCAGAAAGAAAAACTTATTAAAAACGGTTTCGGTAAAAAGAAGATGACTGTTCTTTCAAATTTTTTAGATGCAAAGTTTAAAGAAGATTGTGTTATACCATCAAAAAGTTATATCGTCTTTTCAGGTCGTGTTAACAATCAAAAAGGGTTCGATTTAATTATTATGGCAATGGATTTTTTAGAGACAGAATATTCACAAAATAAAGTTCTTCCCATTTTGGTAGCCGGACAAATTGATTCAGCATTCATTAACCAGTTTAAAATTCCAGAAAGCATCCAACTTAAAGGAATAGTGCCCAAAAAAGAAATGGATAGTATTTATCATAATGCTCGATTCTTAGTTTTCACCAGTCGATCATATGAGGGTGCGCCTATGGTTTTTTTTGAAGCTATGAAACACCATTTGCCGGTCATTGCCCCCAGATTAGGGGCTTACTCTGAAATAATCGAAGATGGAGTAAACGGTTTGCTATTTAGTCCCGGTGATTATATAGATCTTGCCCATAAAATCAAAATCCTGTCTTTGAATAAGGATTTGTGTTTTCAACTTGGTGAAAACGGTTATCAGAAGCTTATAGAAAAATATTCTCCAGAAATTCATTATGACCAATTAATTTCTATATATAGACAGGTAATTAATGAAAATTCTTAG
- a CDS encoding glycosyltransferase, which produces MSNPKVSVIMSVYNAEKFICKTLDSILNQKFIDFEFLIIDDCSNDKSHKIISSYKDGRIKVFKNKINQGYVHSLNQLITHSKGEYIARQDHDDISLPDRLMLQVRYMENNLDVGICGTNAIFFGKKHWHTSMPLNDQDIRANMIIRNPFIHSSVMIRRSLLLEDNSMKYDLSYYPAEDYYLWFKISTKAKLANLPNALLLIRWHNSNVSHLNENIQNEIFKKIRHKIVEQAFSIELSEEEKSIHNLLPITKNISLFDIHAIEKWYLKLLMINRREKSLSENSLRKVILIYWIIVCFHKNNIPLKKRILIFFNSKIFNIQLLMNLFSFQNFKNLIYKY; this is translated from the coding sequence ATGAGTAATCCCAAAGTGTCTGTTATAATGTCTGTTTACAACGCTGAAAAGTTTATTTGTAAGACCCTGGACAGTATTTTAAATCAAAAATTTATTGATTTTGAATTTTTAATTATCGATGATTGTAGTAATGATAAATCCCATAAAATTATTTCAAGCTACAAAGATGGCCGTATAAAAGTTTTTAAAAATAAAATTAACCAAGGGTATGTTCATTCTCTCAATCAATTAATTACACATTCAAAAGGAGAATACATCGCAAGACAGGATCATGATGACATATCACTGCCTGATAGATTGATGTTGCAGGTTCGGTATATGGAAAACAATTTAGATGTCGGAATTTGTGGTACAAATGCAATATTTTTCGGCAAGAAACATTGGCATACTTCTATGCCATTAAATGATCAGGATATAAGGGCAAATATGATTATTCGAAATCCTTTCATTCATTCATCTGTCATGATTAGGAGGAGTTTGCTTTTAGAAGATAATAGTATGAAATATGACTTGTCTTATTATCCTGCAGAAGATTATTATCTGTGGTTTAAAATTTCAACAAAAGCCAAATTGGCAAATTTGCCTAATGCTTTACTCTTAATTCGATGGCATAACAGTAATGTTAGTCATTTGAATGAAAATATTCAAAATGAAATATTTAAAAAAATAAGACATAAGATAGTAGAGCAGGCATTTTCAATTGAATTGAGCGAAGAAGAAAAAAGCATTCATAATTTACTCCCCATTACGAAAAATATTAGCTTGTTTGATATTCACGCCATAGAAAAATGGTACCTAAAGCTTCTAATGATTAACAGGAGGGAAAAAAGTCTTTCTGAAAATAGCCTTCGTAAAGTAATTTTAATATACTGGATAATTGTGTGCTTTCATAAAAATAATATTCCTCTCAAAAAAAGAATCTTAATTTTTTTCAACTCAAAAATATTCAATATACAATTATTAATGAATCTTTTTTCATTTCAGAATTTTAAAAATCTAATCTATAAATACTAA
- a CDS encoding four helix bundle protein, whose product MRIDSAKELEAYKKAYSLAMEIFVLSKAFPPEEKYALTSQIRRSSRSVCLNLREAWAKRRYEAHFISKLTDCDGENSETNSSINFAYDCGYITLEDKKKLNEKNESIGRMLGAMLNNPNPFLIKKSSKT is encoded by the coding sequence ATGAGAATTGATTCGGCAAAGGAACTTGAGGCTTATAAAAAGGCGTATTCTCTGGCTATGGAGATATTTGTACTTTCCAAAGCATTCCCACCGGAAGAAAAGTATGCGCTTACAAGTCAAATAAGAAGGTCGTCCAGATCAGTTTGTCTTAATCTTCGTGAGGCCTGGGCAAAAAGACGCTATGAAGCGCATTTCATCAGTAAATTAACCGATTGTGACGGAGAGAACAGTGAAACAAACTCATCCATCAATTTTGCATACGATTGTGGTTATATTACGCTAGAAGACAAAAAGAAATTAAATGAAAAAAATGAGTCGATTGGAAGAATGTTGGGCGCGATGTTAAATAATCCGAATCCTTTTTTAATCAAAAAATCATCCAAAACCTGA